CAAGATGTCTTTCTAAAGACCAATGAAAAGCTGAGGAAGGCAGATTACACAGCTTTTAATCTTCACAATATCCATGATATAGCCATTCGTAATACCTTGGCAAAAGCCATGATTGTGGCAGATAATCAGGGAATTCATTTTAGTTTGGAGACGGTGGGGGTTGTCGAAGAACTGGCATTGCCGATGTTGGAGGCTATCCGTATCCTCTCTATCCTCACGACAAATGCCTTAGAGGCAGCCAGTGAGGCTGAAAATCCGCAGATTCGGGTTGCTTTGTTGGCAGGTGATAGGAGTGTCCGTTTTATCATTGAAAACACTCGTAAGAAAGAAGAACTGAATCCCATCATTCTCAGTCAAAAGGGTTACTCTACCAAGGGAAACCACAGTGGACTGGGTTTAGCGACCTTGGAGGATATGGTTTTTCATTATGATTTAAACTTAGATACCCAGCTAGGAGAGACGACCTTTAGACAAGATTTAGAATTGCCATTTAAGGATGAGAAACGAGGGGGAGAGGAATGAGAATTTTAGTTTTGGAAGACGATAGAGTCCAGCAAGGACGGATAGAGCAGACTTTACTAGATATTGGTCGCTCTCGCAATTTGAGATTGGAAATTGATATTGCCAAAAACTATGGAGATGTTGAAAAGTATTCTCAGTATTTTGACCATTACCAGCTCTATTTATTAGATTTAGAGATTGATGGAGAGCGTGAACGGGGTTTTCAGGTTGCTCAACAGGTTCGGGAGCTAGATCCCTTTACAAGTATTGTCTTTGTGTCCACACACTCGGAGGCCTTGCCTCTAGCTTTTCGCTACCACTTGTCTGCCTTGGATTTTATTTCCAAGGATCAGCCAGAGGAAGATTACCGTCATCAGTTGGAGCGTTGTCTGGACTATGTACTGGCAGTGGACAAGAGGGAAAATATGCGTCTCTTCACCTATAGTTTTGAGGGAAGACGGGGCTTTACTCTGCCCTACCATGAAATTTTAGCCTTTGAAACCTCAGTGGAATCCCATCGTATCAAGGTCTATTATGCCAATCATTCTATCAAAACCATTTATGGTAGTCTCAAGGATATCGCTGCCAAGGCTGAAAAAGATTACTTTGTCTATGCCAATCGCAATACTTTAGTCAGTTTACAGGCAATTGAAGAGATGACTGCCACAGAAGTGACCTTGTTAGAAGGCTTGCACTTCCCCGTATCACGAACAGCCAGAAGAACCCTTAAAAAACATCTCAATGTCTAATATCTATTAGACTTGGATGAGTTTATCAATAAGAATATCGGAAAAATTTCTGATATTCTTATTTTTTTGACTTTTTTTCGAATAGATAAGTAAGAGGAGAAGGAAAGGAGCCTAGTTCATGTTTATATCAATGTTCTACCCATGGTTCACTGAGTTATTTTTTAAATAAATTTAATTTAGTTGTACATTTTCGAATTATTTTTCGAATAGATAAGTAAGAGGAAAAGGAAAGGAGCCTAGTTTATGTATCTACCAATCTTGTATCCGTGGTTTACTAAATTATTTTTCAAATAAAATTTAATTTAGTTGTACATTTTCGAATTGTTTTTCGAATAGATAAGTAAGAGGAAAAGGAAAGGAGCCTGGTTTATGTATCTACCAATCTTGTATCCGTGGTTCATTAAATTATTTTTTAAATAAAATTTAATTTAGTTGTACATTTTCGAATAAATAAGTAAGAGGAAAAAGAAAGGAATAAAATAATGAAAGAACATCAATATGAATTTGTTGAGTTAACTTCGGAAGAATTGACCGATATTCAAGGTGGAGAAAATTGGACGAAGACCCTTGCAGATTGGTACATTGGATTTCGTAGAGGTTTAGGTTTTTAGGAGGATAAGCAATGAATGAAATGAATGACAAGTATACTATTGAGGTATTAAAGGAAAGCGACTTAGCCTTGATGGTTGGTGGTAGTAAGGAAAGTTATCAAGGGGGTCTAATTTCAGGTCTATTGTTACGCGGTGTATTTATTGGGACCCCATTTTTTAGAAGATAAGATTTAGAAAAAATAGAACAAGAGGAGAAAAAGATGACAAATTTTGACAAAATGGAACAGAACTTTGTAGCTCTTACAGAAGAAGAGTTGATGGATGTGGATGGGGGAATTGCACCAATTATTATTGGTGGTGTAGTTATTAGTTGGAAATTAATTGGAGGTGTAGCTGCGCTTGCTACAGCTTCAGCAGGTGCCGGCATAGCTGCAGGATATTATGCTAATCGACCATAATTTTGGATTTATATATGAGATTTGTTAAATTAATGCTGAAGATTTGGCCTGAGCTTATGGTATTACTTAGTTCAATATCTTATACAATTATCAGGTTGGTAGCTGATGTTAATAAGCTACCCTTACCTACATGGTTTGATGATTTTAATATACCAACAATTTCATTGTTTTTAATGGTATTCATTTTATTATATAGAAGTAAAGGAGAAAAGAATGGATAAATTTCAAGTAGTTGATGAGAAAGATTTGCAAGTAATTGAAGGAGGAATTGAACCTATTTCGGTTATATTTGGCCTAAGTGCTATTGCATTTGGCGCATTTGGGGCTGGTTACACATTTGGTTCAGATTTGGCTCGTCGCGGGCGTTAGATAATGAATAACCACAATCTGAATCTTAATACATTGTTACCTAAACTAGCCACTATATTTCCTTTATTGGGAATAACTCTTAATCTCGCGCTTCATGTGATTCGTACAGGTTCGTTAGTATCCTTTAATTGGCAATGGACTTTAGTTGGGTTGCTTTTCTCAGCATATTTTGGTATTTTTCGCAAAGATTTGTCAAAAAATAATCAAAATCATAAATGAAGAACATGAATCAAAAGGATTTTGTGTATGTGAATGGTAGAGTTTTCCGCCATTCTTGTCAGGTAATTAGGAGTTTTCTATTAAAACATTTTTATTAGGCTTTGCTGAGGGTTATTTTATCGTATCGCTCATTATCTACATCGCAACGCATGTGATTTTGAAAAGTCCAATCAATATCCTATTTTATCCAGAAATTTACCCTGTTTTATTTGGGCTCTTTTATCTAGGATATAAGGCCAATAAAAAGCGAGTAGAGTAAACAGTTAAGAATGACTTGTTAGTCTGCGCTGAAAATAGCTAGGCTAGAATCTAAGAATGCATCACATCGGAGTTTAATATGAAATTTGTTAAATCAATACTGAAAGTTTGGCCTGAAATCATGGTATTACTTAGTTCAATGTCTTATATCATCATCAGATTAGTAGCTGATATGAATAAAGTATCTTTACCTACTTGGTTTGATAGTTTCAATATACCAACGATTGCATTATTTATGATGGTCTTCATTCTTTTATACAGAAGTAAAGAAAAAAAGAATGGATAAATTTGAGGTAGTAGACGCTCTATAGGGAATAGATGTCTTACAGTAACGAATCAAAAAAAGGAGTAACTATGAATCGTAACTTAGAACGGTGTTATCTATTCTGACTAGGAATAGATCATACCAGAGGTGGCTTAGAAATAGCAGGGACATTAGAAATTGAAGTAATAAATAGGATAGCAACTGTTACTATCAATGATTTATTTGTCCTAAGCTTGCCTAGGGTGTTAGTAAAAAATCAATTTCCTTTCATACCATATTTTTAGTAGGTAGAACGTTTGTTCTGCCTATTTTTTTATCCAAAAAGTGCAGTTGGGAGGGAGATAGGCGCATTTGGGGAGGAAGTCCAGTTTTTATTTGGGAATTGGGGTAAGATAGGTATTATCAGATGAGTTTATACTCTTCGAAAATCTCTTCAAACCACGTCAACGTCGCCTTGCCATGTAGATGTTACTGACTTCGTCAGTTCTATCTACAACATCAAAGCCGTGCTTTGAGCAACCTGCGGCTAGTTTCCTAGTTTGATCTTTGATTTTCATTGAGTATTAGGAAAAGGAGATGAATATGAAATTTGGGAAACGTCACTATCGTCCGCAGGTGGATCAGATGGACTGCGGTGTAGCTTCATTAGCCATGGTTTTTGGCTACTATGGTAGCTATTATTCTTTGGCTCATTTGCGAGAATTGGCTAAGACGACCATGGATGGGACGACGGCTTTGGGCTTGGTCAAGGTGGCAGAGGAGATTGGTTTTGAGACGCGAGCAATTAAGGCGGATATGACGCTTTTTGACTTGCCAGATTTGACTTTTCCTTTTGTTGCCCATGTGCTTAAGGAAGGAAAATTGCTCCACTACTATGTGGTGACTGGGCAGGATAAGGACAGCATTCATATTGCCGATCCAGATCCTGGGGTGAAATTGACCAAACTGCCACGTGAGCGTTTTGCGGAAGAATGGACAGGGGTGACTCTTTTTATGGCACCTAGTCCAGACTACAAGCCTCATAAGGATCAAAAGAATGGTTTACTCTCTTTTATCCCTATATTAGTGAAGCAGCGTGGCTTGATTGCCAATATCGTTTTGGCAACACTCTTGGTAACCTTGATTAACATTGTGGGTTCTTATTATCTGCAGTCTATCATTGACACCTATGTGCCAGATCAGATGCGTTCGACGCTGGGGATTATTTCTATTGGGCTGGTGATTGTTTATATTCTTCAGCAAATCTTGTCTTACGCTCAGGAGTATCTCTTACTTGTTTTGGGGCAACGCTTATCGATTGATGTGATTTTGTCCTATATCAAGCATGTTTTTCACCTGCCTATGTCCTTCTTTGCGACACGCAGGACAGGGGAGATCGTGTCTCGTTTTACAGATGCCAATAGTATTATTGATGCGCTGGCTTCGACCATTCTTTCGATTTTCCTAGATGTGTCAACGGTTGTCATTATTTCACTTGTTTTATTTTCACAAAATACCAATCTCTTTTTCATGACCTTATTGGCGCTTCCTATCTATACAGTGATTATCTTTGCCTTTATGAAGCCGTTTGAAAAGATGAATCGGGATACCATGGAAGCCAATGCGGTTCTGTCTTCTTCTATCATTGAGGACATCAACGGTATTGAGACTATCAAGTCTTTGACCAGTGAAAGTCAACGTTACCAAAAGATTGACAAGGAATTTGTAGATTATCTGAAAAAATCCTTTACCTATAGTCGGGCAGAGAGTCAGCAAAAGGCTCTGAAAAAGGTTGCCCATCTCTTGCTCAATGTCGGCATTCTCTGGATGGGGGCTGTTCTGGTCATGGATGGCAAGATGAGTTTGGGGCAGTTGATTACCTATAATACCTTGCTGGTTTACTTTACCAATCCTTTGGAGAATATCATCAACCTGCAAACTAAGCTTCAGACAGCGCAGGTTGCCAATAACCGTCTAAATGAGGTTTATCTGGTAGCTTCTGAGTTTGAGGAGAAGAAAACAGTTGAGGATTTGAGCTTGATGAAGGGAGAGATGACCTTCAAGCAGGTTTCCTACAAGTATGGCTATGGTCGAGATGTCTTGTCAGACATCAATTTGACCATTCCCCAAGGTTCTAAAGTGGCTTTTGTGGGAATTTCAGGGTCAGGTAAGACGACCTTGGCTAAGATGATGGTTAATTTTTACGACCCAAGTCAAGGGGAGATTAGTCTGGGTGGTGTCAATCTCAATCAGATTGATAAAAAAGCCCTGCGCCAGTATATCAACTATCTGCCTCAACAGCCCTATGTCTTTAACGGAACGATTTTAGAGAATCTTCTTTTGGGAGCCAAGGAAGGGACGACTCAGGAGGATATCTTACGGGCGGTCGAATTGGCAGAGATTCGAGAGGACATTGAGCGGATGCCACTGAATTACCAGACAGAATTGACTTCGGATGGGGCAGGTATCTCAGGTGGTCAACGGCAGAGAATTGCTCTGGCGCGTGCTCTCTTGACAGATGCGCCGGTCTTGATTTTGGATGAGGCGACCAGTAGTTTGGATATCTTGACAGAGAAGCGGATTGTGGATAATCTCATGGCTTTAGATAAGACCTTGATTTTCATCGCCCACCGCTTGACCATTGCTGAACGGACAGAGAAGGTTGTTGTCTTGGATCAGGGCAAGATTGTTGAAGAAGGAAAGCATGCTGATTTACTTGCACAGGGTGGCTTTTATGCCCATTTGGTGAATAGCTAGAAAGAGGAGAGGATGAAACCAGAATTTTTAGAAAGTGCGGAGTTTTATAATCGTCGTTACCATAATTTTTCCAGTCGGGTGATTGTGCCCATGTCCCTTCTACTCGTGTTTTTGCTTGGATTTGCAACATTTGCAGAGAAGGAGATGAGTTTGTCTACTAGAGCTACTGTTGAGCCTAGTCGTATCCTTGCAAATATCCAGTCAACTAGCAACAATCGCATTCTTGTCAATCATTTGGAAGAAAATAAGCTGGTTAAGAAGGGGGAACTTCTGCTTCAATATCAGGAAGGGGCAGAGGGTGTCCAAGCGGAGGCCTATGCTAGTCAGTTGGACATGCTCAAGGATCAAAAAAAGCAATTGGAGTATTTGCAAAAGAGCCTGCAAGAAGGGACGGATTACTTTCCAGAGGAGGATAAGTTTGGCTACCAAGCCACCTTTCGCGACTACATCAGTCAAGCAGGAAGTCTTAGGGCTAGTACATCGCAACAAAACGAGACCATCGCGTCCCAGAATGCAGCAGCTAGTCAAACCCAAGCTGAAATCGGCAACCTCATCAGTCAAGCAGAGGCTAAAATTCGCGATTACCAGACAGCTAAGTCAGCTATTGAAACAGGCGCTTCCTTGGGCAATCAGAATCTAGCCTACTCTCTCTACCAGTCCTATAAGTCTCAGGGTGAGGAAAATCCGCAAGCTAAAGCTCAGGCTGTTGCGCAGGTTGAAGCACAGCTTTCTCAGTTAGAATCTAGTCTTGCTACTTACCGTGTCCAGTATGCGGGTTCAGGTAGCCAGCAAGCCTATGCGTCTGGTTTAAGCAGTCAATTGGAGTCTCTCAAATCCCAACACTTGGCAAAGGTTGGTCAGGAATTGACCCTTCTAGACCAGAAAATCTTGGAGGTGGAGTCAGGTAAGAAGGTACAGGGAAATCTTTTAGACAAGGGGAAAATTACGGCGAGTGAGGATGGGGTACTTCATCTTAATCCTGAGACCAGTGATTCTAGCATGGTTGCAGAAGGTGCCCTACTAGCCCAACTCTATCCGTCCTTGGAGAAAGAAGGGAAAGCTAAACTCACAGCTTATCTAAGTTCGAAAGACGTAGCAAGGATCAAGGTCGGTGATTCTGTTCGTTATACGACGACTCATGATGCCAAGAATCAACTTTTCCTAGATTCTACTATTACAAGTATAGATGCGACAGCTACTAAGACTGAGAAAGGGAATTTCTTTAAAATTGAGGCGGAGACTAATCTAACTTCGGAGCAGGCTGAAAAACTTCGGTACGGGGTGGAAGGTCGCCTGCAGATGATTACGGGCAAGAAAAGTTACCTACGTTATTATTTAGATCAATTTTTGAACAAAGAGTAATGTTCGTGTTGTTAGAGTTAAATGATTTTAAAACTGTGAGAAAGATTCTTCTTGCAGTTTTTTTCTTTATGATTTTTGAAATACATCTGCTATTTATTCGTTTAAATTCTTGTATTTTTTGGTTTTTTATGGTAGAATGTGCTCAAGTAATACGAAAGGCGAACTTTAAAATGTCAAAACAATTAATCTATTCGGGAAAAGCTAAAGATATCTATACAACTGAAGATGAAAATCTTATTATTTCAACTTACAAGGACCAGGCGACTGCTTTCAATGGTGTCAAGAAGGAGCAGATTGCGGGCAAGGGAGTCTTGAATAATCAGATTTCATCTTTTATTTTTGAGAAGTTAAATGCGGCTGGTGTGGCGACTCACTTTGTGGAGAAGCTTTCAGACACGGAACAACTCAATAAAAAGGTTGAGATTATTCCTTTGGAAGTTGTGCTCCGAAACTATACTGCTGGTTCCTTTTCAAAACGTTTTGGCGTAGACGAAGGAATCGCATTTGAGACTTCTATTGTCGAATTTTACTACAAAAATGATGATTTGGATGATCCATTTATCAATGATGAGCATGTGAAATTCCTACAGATTGCGGATGACCAGCAGATTTCCTACTTGAAAGAAGAAACTCGTCGAATCAATGAACTCTTGAAAGCCTGGTTTGCTGAGATTGGGCTTAAGTTGATTGACTTTAAGTTAGAGTTCGGTTTTGACAAGGATGGCAAAATCATCTTGGCAGACGAATTTTCACCAGATAACTGCCGTTTGTGGGATGCGGATGGTAACCACATGGATAAGGATGTTTTCCGTAGAGGATTAGGAGAGCTAACAGACGTTTACGAGATTGTTTGGGAAAAGTTGCAGGGTTTGAGATAATCTGTTTGCAACGGAAAACATTCGTCTCTCAACTAAAAGGACTCAGGCTGAAAAGGTCCCCCAGACCTTTTCACTCCGTAGAGGATTGGGAGAGCTAACAGACGTTTATGAAGTTGTCTGGGAAAAGTTGCAAGGTTTGAAATAATCTGTTTGCAACGGAAAACCTTCGTCTCTCAATTAAAAGGACTCAGACTGAAAAGATCCTCCAGACCTTTTCACTCCGTAGGGGACTAGGTGAACTAATCGATGTTTACGAGATCGTCTGGGAAAAGTTGCAGGGGTTGAAATAACAACCTCAAGGTCGTTGGAACATTGCAAGAGCTGAAATAAAGGAATAAGAATTGATGGATAAACGTATTTTTGTTGAAAAAAAGGCTGATTTTCAGGTCAAGTCAGAGAGTTTGGTTAGAGAACTCCAGCACAACTTGGGACTTTCAAGCTTGAAAAGTATTCGCATCGTGCAAGTTTATGATGTATTTGACTTGGCAGAGGACCTGTTTGCACCTGCAGAGAAACACATTTTCTCTGAGCAGGTGACAGACCATGTTTTGGACGAAGCGGCTGTGCAGGCGGATCTTGCCAACTATGCTTTCTTTGCCATTGAAAGCCTACCAGGGCAGTTTGACCAGCGTGCAGCATCTTCACAGGAAGCCTTGCTTTTGCTGGGAAGTTCTAGTGACGTGACAGTCAATACAGCACAATTGTACTTGGTCAATAAGGACATTGATGCGACTGAGTTAGAGGAGGTCAAGAACTACTTGCTCAATCCAGTTGATTCTCGTTTCAAGGACATCACGACAGAGATTGCCAAGCAGGAATTTTCAGAGTCAGACAAGACCATTCCTAAATTGACTTTCTTTGAAAGCTATACAGCAGAAGACTTTGCCCGCTACAAGGCCGAGCAGGGCATGGCAATGGAAGTGGATGATTTGCTCTTTATCCAAGACTACTTTAAGTCAATCGGACGTGTGCCGACGGAAACAGAACTCAAGGTTTTGGACACTTACTGGTCTGACCACTGCCGTCACACGACTTTTGAGACAGAGTTGAAACAGATTGATTTCTCAGCTTCTAAATTCCAAAAACAATTGCAGTCAACCTATGACAAATATATCGCTATGCGCGATGAGTTGGGGCGTTCTGAAAAACCGCAAACCTTGATGGATATGGCGACTATTTTTGGTCGTTATGAGCGTGCTAATGGACGTTTGGATGACATGGAAGTGTCAGACGAAATTAATGCTTGCTCAGTTGAAATCGAAGTGGATGTTGATGGCGTGAAAGAACCATGGCTTCTCATGTTCAAGAACGAAACCCATAACCACCCAACAGAAATCGAACCATTTGGCGGTGCTGCCACCTGTATCGGTGGGGCCATTCGTGACCCATTATCAGGTCGTTCTTATGTTTACCAAGCCATGCGTATCTCGGGTGCTGGAGATATTACCACACCGATTTCGGGAACGCGCGCTGGTAAATTGCCACAACAAGTTATTTCTAAAACAGCGGCTCATGGTTATTCTTCATATGGTAACCAGATTGGGCTTGCGACGACTTACGTTCGTGAGTATTTCCATCCAGGCTTTGTAGCTAAACGTATGGAGCTAGGTGCAGTTGTCGGTGCGGCTCCCAAGGGCAATGTTGTCCGTGAAAAACCGGAAGCGGGTGATGTCATTATCCTCCTTGGAGGTAAGACTGGACGTGATGGTGTCGGCGGTGCGACGGGCTCTTCTAAGGTTCAAACGGTTGAGTCTGTGGAAACTGCTGGAGCTGAGGTTCAAAAAGGGAATGCCATCGAAGAACGTAAGATTCAGCGCCTCTTCCGTAATGGTGATGTCACTCGTCTCATCAAGAAATCCAACGACTTTGGTGCTGGTGGTGTCTGTGTAGCCATCGGTGAACTGGCAGACGGTCTTGAAATCGACCTCAACAAGGTGCCTCTTAAATACCAGGGCTTGAATGGTACCGAAATTGCCATCTCTGAATCACAAGAACGGATGGCTGTGGTGGTTCGTCCTGAAGACGTAGATGCCTTTGTTGAAGAATGTAACAAAGAGAATATTGACGCTGTTGTGGTTGCGACAGTGACTGAAAAACCAAATCTGGTTATGCACTGGAATGGTGAAACAATTGTCGACTTAGAACGTCGTTTCCTTGATACCAATGGTGTGCGTGTCGTTGTTGATGTCAAGGTTGTGGACAAGGATGTCAAACTCCCAGAAGAGCGTACAACAAGTGATGATACACTTGAAGTTGACACCCTTGCGGTTCTATCTGACTTGAACCATGCGAGTCAAAAAGGCTTGCAGACTATCTTTGATTGCTCAGTCGGTCGTTCTACAGTCAACCATCCGCTTGGTGGTCGCTACCAACTCACACCGACTGAGGCTTCTGTGCAGAAATTGCCTGTACAACACGGTGTGACTCATACTGCCTCAGTCATGGCTCAAGGTTTCAACCCATATGTAGCTGAATGGTCTCCATACCACGGTGCTGCTTATGCGGTTATCGAAGCAACTGCTCGTTTGGTGGCTGCTGGCGCAAACTGGTCTAAGGCTCGTTTCTCTTACCAAGAGTATTTCGAGCGCATGGATAAACAAGCTGAGCGTTTTGGTCAGCCAGTAGCAGCTCTTCTAGGCTCTATCGAAGCACAAATCCAACTTGGTTTACCATCTATCGGTGGTAAGGACTCCATGTCTGGTACCTTTGAAGAATTGACAGTACCGCCAACCTTGGTTGCTTTTGGGGTGACAACGGCAGATAGCCGTAAGGTGCTTTCTCCTGAGTTCAAGACTGTTGGGGAAAACATTTACTACATCCCAGGTCAAGCTCTTGCTGCAGAGATTGATTTTGACTTGATTAAGTATAACTTTGCTCAGTTTGAATCCCTTCAAAAGTCTCACAAAGTAACAGCAGCTTCAGCTGTCAAATACGGCGGTGTGCTTGAAAGTTTGGCACTTGCTACTTTTGGAAATCATATTGGTGCAGAGGTGATCTTGCCTGAACTTAAAACAGCTTTGACAGCTCAATTAGGTGGATTTGTCTTCACATCTCCTGAAGAAATCGCTGGAGTAGAGAAAATCGGTCAAACAAGTGCAAACTTTACACTGACTGTAAACGGTGTGAAGCTAGATGGACACAAACTTGACAGTGCCTTCCAAGGAAAATTGGAAGAAGTTTACCCAACAGAGTTTGCCCAAGCCAAAGAACTAGTAGAAGTTCCAGCTGTCGCTACTAACACAGTCATTAAAGCTAAAGAAACTATTGAAAAACCTGTGGTTTACATCCCAGTATTTCCAGGGACCAACTCAGAATATGACTCAGCCAAGGCCTTTGAAAAAGAAGGTGCAGAGGTCAACTTGGTGCCATTTGTGACCTTGAATGAAGATGCTATTGTCAAGTCAGTTGAAACCATGGTTGACAATATCGGCAAGGTTAACATTCTCTTTTTTGCCGGTGGATTCTCGGCTGCGGATGAACCAGATGGTTCAGCCAAGTTCATTGTCAATATTTTGCTCAATGAAAAAGTCCGTGTGGCTATTGATAGCTTTATCGCCCGTGGTGGCTTGATTATCGGTATCTGTAATGGATTCCAGGCTCTCGTAAAATCAGGTCTTCTTCCATACGGAAACTTTGAAGATGCCAGCAGTACGAGCCCAACCCTCTTCTACAATGATGCCAACCAACACGTGGCTAAGATGGTGGAAACTCGGATTACCAATACTAACTCGCCATGGTTAGCTGGAGTGCAAGTGGGCGATATCCACGCCATTCCCGTTTCGCACGGTGAAGGGAAGTTTGTCGTGACGGCTGAGGAATTCGCTGAGCTCCGTGACAATGGACAAATTTTCAGCCAATATGTTGACTTTGATGGAAAACCAAGTATGGACTCTAAGTACAATCCGAATGGTTCTGTCCATGCCATCGAAGGAATTACCAGCAAGAATGGTCAAATCATCGGTAAGATGGGCCACTCAGAACGTTATGAAGACGGTCTTTTCCAAAACATCCCA
This portion of the Streptococcus mitis B6 genome encodes:
- the purC gene encoding phosphoribosylaminoimidazolesuccinocarboxamide synthase, encoding MSKQLIYSGKAKDIYTTEDENLIISTYKDQATAFNGVKKEQIAGKGVLNNQISSFIFEKLNAAGVATHFVEKLSDTEQLNKKVEIIPLEVVLRNYTAGSFSKRFGVDEGIAFETSIVEFYYKNDDLDDPFINDEHVKFLQIADDQQISYLKEETRRINELLKAWFAEIGLKLIDFKLEFGFDKDGKIILADEFSPDNCRLWDADGNHMDKDVFRRGLGELTDVYEIVWEKLQGLR
- a CDS encoding smi_0059.1 family bacteriocin-like peptide; protein product: MKEHQYEFVELTSEELTDIQGGENWTKTLADWYIGFRRGLGF
- a CDS encoding GHKL domain-containing protein, with translation MTNRNSSFYVRFDTTISLLIFILFFSWLFYIRHLEQVYRDEQTIQRQEEENRSLQGMVDKLGHLYDEVRGFRHDFAGIVASMEPAIANQDMAEVSTIYQDVFLKTNEKLRKADYTAFNLHNIHDIAIRNTLAKAMIVADNQGIHFSLETVGVVEELALPMLEAIRILSILTTNALEAASEAENPQIRVALLAGDRSVRFIIENTRKKEELNPIILSQKGYSTKGNHSGLGLATLEDMVFHYDLNLDTQLGETTFRQDLELPFKDEKRGGEE
- a CDS encoding bacteriocin immunity protein; amino-acid sequence: MNNHNLNLNTLLPKLATIFPLLGITLNLALHVIRTGSLVSFNWQWTLVGLLFSAYFGIFRKDLSKNNQNHK
- the comB gene encoding competence pheromone export protein ComB gives rise to the protein MKPEFLESAEFYNRRYHNFSSRVIVPMSLLLVFLLGFATFAEKEMSLSTRATVEPSRILANIQSTSNNRILVNHLEENKLVKKGELLLQYQEGAEGVQAEAYASQLDMLKDQKKQLEYLQKSLQEGTDYFPEEDKFGYQATFRDYISQAGSLRASTSQQNETIASQNAAASQTQAEIGNLISQAEAKIRDYQTAKSAIETGASLGNQNLAYSLYQSYKSQGEENPQAKAQAVAQVEAQLSQLESSLATYRVQYAGSGSQQAYASGLSSQLESLKSQHLAKVGQELTLLDQKILEVESGKKVQGNLLDKGKITASEDGVLHLNPETSDSSMVAEGALLAQLYPSLEKEGKAKLTAYLSSKDVARIKVGDSVRYTTTHDAKNQLFLDSTITSIDATATKTEKGNFFKIEAETNLTSEQAEKLRYGVEGRLQMITGKKSYLRYYLDQFLNKE
- a CDS encoding class IIb bacteriocin, lactobin A/cerein 7B family; amino-acid sequence: MTNFDKMEQNFVALTEEELMDVDGGIAPIIIGGVVISWKLIGGVAALATASAGAGIAAGYYANRP
- a CDS encoding phosphoribosylaminoimidazolesuccinocarboxamide synthase; protein product: MFATENIRLSTKRTQAEKVPQTFSLRRGLGELTDVYEVVWEKLQGLK
- a CDS encoding smi_0061 family bacteriocin-like peptide, with the protein product MDKFQVVDEKDLQVIEGGIEPISVIFGLSAIAFGAFGAGYTFGSDLARRGR
- a CDS encoding bacteriocin immunity protein; translation: MKFVKSILKVWPEIMVLLSSMSYIIIRLVADMNKVSLPTWFDSFNIPTIALFMMVFILLYRSKEKKNG
- a CDS encoding response regulator transcription factor, with translation MRILVLEDDRVQQGRIEQTLLDIGRSRNLRLEIDIAKNYGDVEKYSQYFDHYQLYLLDLEIDGERERGFQVAQQVRELDPFTSIVFVSTHSEALPLAFRYHLSALDFISKDQPEEDYRHQLERCLDYVLAVDKRENMRLFTYSFEGRRGFTLPYHEILAFETSVESHRIKVYYANHSIKTIYGSLKDIAAKAEKDYFVYANRNTLVSLQAIEEMTATEVTLLEGLHFPVSRTARRTLKKHLNV
- the comA gene encoding peptide cleavage/export ABC transporter ComA encodes the protein MKFGKRHYRPQVDQMDCGVASLAMVFGYYGSYYSLAHLRELAKTTMDGTTALGLVKVAEEIGFETRAIKADMTLFDLPDLTFPFVAHVLKEGKLLHYYVVTGQDKDSIHIADPDPGVKLTKLPRERFAEEWTGVTLFMAPSPDYKPHKDQKNGLLSFIPILVKQRGLIANIVLATLLVTLINIVGSYYLQSIIDTYVPDQMRSTLGIISIGLVIVYILQQILSYAQEYLLLVLGQRLSIDVILSYIKHVFHLPMSFFATRRTGEIVSRFTDANSIIDALASTILSIFLDVSTVVIISLVLFSQNTNLFFMTLLALPIYTVIIFAFMKPFEKMNRDTMEANAVLSSSIIEDINGIETIKSLTSESQRYQKIDKEFVDYLKKSFTYSRAESQQKALKKVAHLLLNVGILWMGAVLVMDGKMSLGQLITYNTLLVYFTNPLENIINLQTKLQTAQVANNRLNEVYLVASEFEEKKTVEDLSLMKGEMTFKQVSYKYGYGRDVLSDINLTIPQGSKVAFVGISGSGKTTLAKMMVNFYDPSQGEISLGGVNLNQIDKKALRQYINYLPQQPYVFNGTILENLLLGAKEGTTQEDILRAVELAEIREDIERMPLNYQTELTSDGAGISGGQRQRIALARALLTDAPVLILDEATSSLDILTEKRIVDNLMALDKTLIFIAHRLTIAERTEKVVVLDQGKIVEEGKHADLLAQGGFYAHLVNS